One Brassica napus cultivar Da-Ae chromosome A5, Da-Ae, whole genome shotgun sequence DNA window includes the following coding sequences:
- the LOC106419634 gene encoding sugar transport protein 9-like translates to MAGGAFVSDGGGGGSYEGGVTGFVIITCIVAAMGGLLFGYDLGISGGVTSMEEFLSKFFPEVDRQMHNARRETAYCKFDNQLLQLFTSSLYLAALVSSFAASVVTRKYGRKISMFVGGLAFLIGALINAFAVNVAMLIVGRLLLGVGVGFANQSTPVYLSEMAPAKLRGALNIGFQMAITIGILIANLINYGTSQMARNGWRVSLGLAAVPAVVMVIGSFVLPDTPNSMLERGKYEQAREMLQKIRGADNVDEEFQDLCDACEAAKKVEHPWKNLFLQAKYRPALAFCSAIPFFQQFTGINVIMFYAPVLFKTLGFADDASLISAVITGVVNVVSTLVSIYAVDRYGRRILFLEGGIQMIICQIIVGSLIGAKFGTTGSGTLTPATADWVLAFICLYVAGFAWSWGPLGWLVPSEICPLEIRPAGQAVNVSVNMFFTFLIGQFFLTMLCHMKFGLFYFFGGMVLIMTIFIYFLLPETKGVPIEEMGRVWKQHPFWKRYIPDDAVIGGSEETSVKEV, encoded by the exons ATGGCTGGAGGAGCCTTTGTATcagatggtggtggtggaggaagcTATGAAGGCGGAGTCACCGGCTTTGTCATTATCACATGTATTGTGGCCGCCATGGGAGGTCTCCTCTTCGGTTACGACCTCGGAATCTCAG GAGGAGTTACATCAATGGAGGAGTTTTTGAGCAAGTTTTTCCCTGAAGTGGATAGGCAAATGCACAATGCTAGGCGCGAGACTGCTTACTGCAAATTTGATAACCAACTGCTCCAGTTGTTTACGTCCTCACTTTACCTCGCGGCCCTTGTCTCTTCCTTTGCAGCTTCAGTTGTGACTAGGAAGTACGGACGCAAAATCTCCATGTTTGTTGGAGGGCTTGCTTTCCTCATTGGTGCTCTAATCAACGCATTTGCAGTGAACGTTGCAATGCTCATCGTCGGTAGATTGTTGCTTGGAGTCGGTGTTGGGTTCGctaatcag TCTACTCCGGTTTACCTCTCAGAGATGGCTCCTGCCAAGCTAAGAGGAGCACTCAACATAGGATTTCAAATGGCTATTACTATCGGGATCCTAATTGCAAATCTTATCAACTATGGAACATCTCAAATGGCTAGGAACGGATGGAGGGTGTCTTTAGGTCTAGCTGCTGTTCCAGCAGTTGTGATGGTAATAGGATCTTTTGTCTTGCCAGACACACCAAACTCAATGCTCGAGAGAGGCAAGTATGAACAAGCGAGAGAGATGTTACAAAAGATTCGTGGAGCTGATAATGTGGACGAGGAGTTTCAAGATCTTTGTGATGCTTGTGAGGCTGCTAAAAAGGTGGAACACCCTTGGAAGAACCTTTTCCTACAAGCTAAATACAGACCTGCTCTTGCTTTCTGTTCTGCGATACCTTTCTTCCAACAGTTCACTGGTATCAATGTGATCATGTTCTACGCTCCTGTTCTCTTTAAAACTCTCGGTTTCGCTGATGATGCCTCGCTCATCTCTGCGGTTATTACCGGTGTGGTCAATGTTGTCTCTACCCTTGTCTCCATCTATGCGGTTGACAGGTATGGAAGAAGGATTCTATTCCTTGAAGGTGGCATCCAAATGATCATTTgccag ATCATTGTTGGTAGCTTGATCGGTGCGAAGTTTGGAACCACAGGATCAGGGACCTTGACACCTGCAACAGCAGATTGGGTGCTAGCTTTCATATGCCTATATGTTGCAGGATTTGCATGGTCATGGGGTCCATTAGGATGGTTAGTACCAAGTGAGATATGTCCGTTGGAAATCAGACCAGCGGGACAAGCCGTCAATGTTTCTGTCAACATGTTCTTCACTTTCCTCATTGGACAATTCTTCCTAACGATGCTTTGTCACATGAAGTTTGGTCTCTTCTACTTCTTTGGAGGTATGGTTCTGATCATGACCATCTTCATCTACTTCTTGTTGCCGGAGACAAAAGGGGTTCCTATTGAAGAAATGGGAAGAGTGTGGAAGCAGCATCCGTTCTGGAAACGTTACATTCCTGATGATGCTGTTATTGGAGGAAGTGAAGAGACTTCTGTCAAGGAGGTTTGA
- the LOC106380898 gene encoding myosin-3, producing MSEKAKPFVQSLKSMPADYRFLGSSPLEDSSSGSSVSVSIPRNGHLKNGAVGGVDSGNEDSPYGLQSVSNGDESSLVDEDPIVPLPESNDRRWSDTSVYARKKALQFWVQLPNGNWELGKVLSTSGDESVIKLPEGNVLKVISETLVPANPDILDGVDDLMQLSYLNEPSVLYNLEYRYNQDMIYTKAGPVLVAVNPFKEVPLYGDRNIEAYRKRSNQSPHVYAIADTAIREMIRDEVNQSIIISGESGAGKTETAKIAMQYLASLGGGSGIENEILKTNPILEAFGNAKTLRNDNSSRFGKLIEIHFSETRKISGAKIQTFLLEKSRVVQCAEGERSYHIFYQLCAGASPALREKLNLTSAKEYNYLRQSNCYSIKGVDDAERFQAVQEALDIVHVSKDDQESVFAMLAAVLWLGNVSFSIIDNENHAEPESDESLSTVARLIGCNINDLKLALSKRNIKVRNETFVQKLTLSQAIDARDALAKSIYASLFDWLVEQINKSLAVGKRRTGRSISILDIYGFESFNKNSFEQFCINYANERLQQHFNRHLFKLEQEEYIKDGIDWTRVDFEDNQTCLRLFEKKPLGLLSLLDEESTFPNGTDLTLANKLKEHLSDNSCFRGDRGKTFTVAHYAGEVTYETTGFLEKNRDLLHSDSIKLLSSCSRHLPQAFASSMLVHSEKPVVGPLHKAGGADSQRLSVATKFKGQLFELMQRLGKTTPHFIRCIKPNSVQSPGLYDQELVLQQLRCCGVLEVVRISRSGFPTRMSHQKFALRYGFLLLESIAAKDPLSVSVAILHQFNILPEMYQVGYTKLFFRTGQIGVLEDTRNRTLHGILRLQSCFRGHQARSRLREYKRGITFLQSFVRGEKIRKEYTELLRRHRACSAIQSHVKRSIAKRRYKAKVDASLVIQSAIRGELVRRCGGDIKYGGTKRNESGEVLVHASVLSELQRRVLRTEAALREKEEENDILRQRLQQYDNRWSEYEMKMKSMEEIWQKQMRSLQSSLSIAKRSLDVEGSPRYSDASVNASDASDFSVSGDFRTPGRSGSVGLSVISRLAEEFGQRAQVFGDDTKFLMEVKSGKVEANLSPERELRRLKQMFETWKKDYGGRLRETKTILSRLGNEETGGSPLVERVKTKWWGRLRSTRF from the exons ATGTCTGAGAAGGCTAAGCCATTTGTTCAGTCACTTAAATCCATGCCGGCCGACTATAGATTCCTTGGTTCATCACCCCTTGAAGACTCCTCCTCTGGCTCAAGTGTTTCTGTGTCTATCCCACGAAATGGCCACTTAAAGAATGGAGCTGTTGGGGGAGTGGATAGTGGTAATGAGGATTCACCCTATGGCCTGCAAAGCGTTTCAAATGGAGACGAATCTTCACTTGTTGATGAAGATCCTATTGTTCCCTTGCCTGAGAGTAATGATCGCAGGTGGAGTGACACTAGCGTCTATGCTCGGAAAAAG GCACTGCAATTTTGGGTCCAACTTCCAAACGGTAACTGGGAGCTGGGGAAGGTGTTGTCAACTTCAGGGGACGAGTCTGTTATTAAACTGCCTGAGGGCAAT GTTTTAAAGGTCATATCAGAGACTCTAGTACCTGCAAATCCTGATATTCTTGATGGAGTGGACGACCTCATGCAACTAAGTTACTTAAATGAGCCATCAGTGTTGTATAACCTTGAGTATCGGTACAACCAAGACATGATATAT ACAAAAGCTGGGCCTGTTCTAGTGGCTGTAAATCCCTTCAAGGAGGTTCCTTTGTATGGAGATCGCAACATTGAAGCATACAGGAAGAGGTCAAACCAGAGCCCTCATGTCTATGCTATTGCAGATACAGCAATCCGTGAAATGATACGAG ATGAAGTTAACCAATCTATCATTATCAG TGGAGAGAGTGGAGCAGGGAAAACTGAGACAGCGAAAATAGCAATGCAGTACTTGGCTTCTCTTGGAGGTGGAAGTGGGATCGAGAATGAGATACTAAAGACCAATCCCATCTTGGAAGCCTTTGGAAATGCAAAAACATTGAGAAACGATAACTCTAGTCGTTTT GGGAAGCTGATAGAGATTCATTTTAGTGAAACAAGGAAGATTTCCGGTGctaaaattcaaacat TTTTACTAGAAAAG TCTAGAGTGGTTCAATGTGCGGAAGGAGAGAGGTCATATCACATATTTTATCAGCTTTGTGCTGGAGCTTCACCTGCGCTTAGAg AGAAGCTAAATTTGACAAGCGCAAAAGAGTATAATTATTTGAGACAGAGCAATTGCTATTCAATTAAAGGAGTTGATGACGCTGAACGTTTTCAAGCTGTTCAA GAAGCCTTAGATATTGTGCACGTTAGTAAAGACGATCAGGAAAGTGTATTTGCAATGCTTGCAGCAGTGTTATGGCTGGGGAATGTCTCATTCTCCATTATTGACAATGAAAACCACGCTGAACCTGAATCAGATGAAA gtttatCAACTGTTGCTAGATTGATTGGGTGCAACATCAATGACCTTAAGCTAGCTCTATCAAAGCGTAATATAAAAGTTAGAAATGAAACTTTTGTACAGAAGCTAACCCTTTCGCAG GCCATTGATGCAAGAGATGCTTTAGCAAAGTCAATCTATGCCAGCCTATTCGACTGGCTGGTTGAACAGATAAACAAATCTCTTGCCGTAGGAAAGAGGAGAACTGGCAGATCCATCAGCATTCTTGATATCTATGGCTTTGAATCATTCAAT AAGAATAGTTTTGAGCAGTTCTGCATAAATTATGCGAATGAGAGATTGCAGCAACACTTTAATCGTCATCTATTCAAGCTAGAGCAGGAG GAATATATCAAAGATGGGATTGACTGGACAAGGGTTGATTTTGAGGACAACCAAACCTGTCTCAGGCTCTTTGAAAAG AAACCATTAGGTCTGCTCTCTCTTCTTGATGAGGAATCCACATTTCCGAATGGCACAGATTTGACACTTGCCAACAAGCTTAAGGAACACCTAAGTGATAATTCCTGTTTTAGAGGAGATCGAGGGAAGACCTTCACCGTTGCTCATTATGCTGGAGAG GTTACATATGAGACAACTGGATTTCTAGAGAAGAACCGGGATTTGCTGCATTCGGATTCTATTAAGCTTTTGTCGTCTTGCTCTCGCCACCTTCCCCAAGCGTTTGCTTCTAGTATGCTCGTCCATTCTGAAAAACCTGTTGTTGGACCTTTACACAAAGCAGGTGGAGCTGATTCCCAGCGACTGAGTGTAGCAACTAAATTTAAG GGTCAACTTTTCGAATTGATGCAGCGTTTAGGAAAGACTACCCCACATTTCATTCGCTGCATAAAGCCAAACAGTGTTCAGTCTCCGGGGTTGTATGATCAAGAGCTTGTCTTACAGCAGCTACGATGCTGTGGGGTCCTAGAGGTAGTTCGAATTTCTCGGTCTGGGTTTCCCACGAGAATGTCTCATCAAAAGTTTGCCCTAAG GTATGGATTCCTTCTGCTGGAGAGCATTGCAGCAAAAGATCCACTTAGTGTTTCGGTTGCCATTCTTCATCAGTTCAACATCTTGCCAGAGATGTATCAAGTCGGCTACACAAAACTGTTTTTCAGAACAGGCCAG ATTGGGGTTCTTGAAGATACAAGGAACCGCACTCTTCATGGGATTTTACGTCTCCAAAGCTGTTTTAGAGGGCACCAAGCACGAAGTCGTCTGAGAGAGTATAAAAGAGGAATTACTTTTCTTCAATCAT TTGTTCGTGGAGAAAAGATAAGAAAGGAATACACAGAGTTACTGCGGAGGCATAGGGCTTGTTCTGCTATACAAAGCCATGTTAAGAGAAGTATTGCTAAGAGACGGTATAAAGCCAAGGTTGATGCATCTCTTGTAATACAGTCAG CAATTCGTGGCGAGCTGGTTAGAAGATGCGGTGGGGATATTAAATATGGAGGCACCAAG AGAAATGAGTCAGGGGAGGTGCTAGTGCACGCATCAGTACTTTCCGAACTTCAGCGCAGGGTTCTGAGAACCGAAGCTGCTCTTCGTGAGAAAGAAGAGGAGAACGATATTCTCAGACAAAGACTCCAGCAGTACGACAACAGGTGGTCTGAATACGAAATGAAGATGAAATCCATGGAAGAAATTTGGCAAAAGCAGATGAGATCATTGCAATCCAGTCTTTCCATTGCAAAGAGAAGCCTAGATGTCGAGGGTTCACCCAGATACTCGGATGCATCTGTGAACGCTAGCGATGCAAGTGATTTCTCTGTGAGTGGTGATTTCAGGACCCCTGGGAGAAGTGGAAGTGTTGGTTTAAGCGTGATAAGCCGGTTAGCAGAAGAATTCGGACAAAGAGCTCAGGTGTTTGGAGATGACACAAAGTTCTTGATGGAAGTGAAATCTGGTAAGGTGGAAGCAAACTTGAGTCCGGAAAGGGAGCTGAGGAGGCTGAAGCAGATGTTTGAGACTTGGAAGAAGGATTATGGAGGGAGACTAAGGGAAACGAAAACGATACTTAGCAGACTTGGGAATGAAGAAACTGGTGGTTCACCCTTAGTGGAAAGGGTGAAGACGAAGTGGTGGGGGAGGTTAAGGAGTACCAGGTTTTAA
- the LOC125608597 gene encoding uncharacterized protein At3g43530-like encodes MDWFYNHPQLKHIFHLKNPKHKWTGIWMLVLHTTKTKNDKELWFIVNGVPIRYSLREMTLISGLHCYAYPNNYDRMGGSSFIEKHFESWKKIKYETVEKKLKAMKGRFSGERLKKDVLYFLCTVILGPKKTG; translated from the coding sequence ATGGACTGGTTCTACAACCACCCAcagttaaaacatatatttcatTTGAAAAACCCAAAACACAAGTGGACGGGAATCTGGATGCTCGTTCTTCATACAACTAAAACAAAGAATGATAAGGAGTTATGGTTCATTGTCAATGGCGTTCCTATCCGATACTCCCTCAGAGAAATGACACTCATCTCGGGACTACACTGCTATGCTTATCCCAACAACTATGATAGGATGGGTGGTTCAAGCTTCATTGAGAAGCATTTTGAATCATGGAAGAAGATTAAATACGAGACTGTGGAGAAGAAGCTGAAGGCAATGAAAGGGCGTTTCTCTGGGGAGCGTCTGAAGAAGGATGTCTTGTATTTCTTATGCACTGTCATCCTAGGACCCAAAAAGACTGGATAA